Part of the Sphingobacterium sp. LZ7M1 genome, TGCCATTTCAAATTTTCAGCCCCGAAGAAGAAATATCGGACCCTCGATTCCAAGAAAAAGATATCAGTCTTTTTATCAAACGTGATGATAAGATCCATCCCTTTATTTCGGGGAACAAATGGCGTAAATTAAAATATCAACTGGAATATGCTAAATCAAAAGACATCAACAATTTAGTGACTTTTGGAGGCGCTTGGTCAAACCATCTGTTGGCCTGTGCTGCTGCAGCAGCAACTTTCGGATTCCAGGCAACCGCCTATGTCCGTGGCGAGGAAATACGAAATCCCGTTTTGGATATGTGCAAAATATTCGGCCTCAAACTCAACTTCGTAGATAGAGAATCTTATAGACACAAAACCGAGCTTTACTCAAAAAAGCACGACCCCCTTAACAGTCTATTTATTGATGAAGGTGGAAAATCCGAGCGCGGACTATTGGGGTGTGCTGAACTAATAACTGAACTCAAACAAGAATACGACCATATCTTTGTAGCTTCAGGAACAGGGACTACGGTCGCTGGACTTCAACTAGGGATTGAAAAAGAAAAACTCAAATCCCAGGTCCATACAGTGCCTGTTTTAAAAGGAGCCGATGGCTTGTTGGCAGATTTCTCCCAATGGAATGTACCGACCGAAAAGATAATTATGCACCCTGATTATCATTTCTCTGGATATGCCAAGACCAAACCAGAATTGATCGCCTTTATCAAGAATTTTGTCAGCTCCACTGGAATCATGGTCGAACCTACCTATACGGGAAAGCTTATGTACGCGGTTTATGATCTCATTGAAAAAGATTATTTCAAACCGAAAAGCAAAATATTGGTTATTCATACAGGTGGGATAACGGGTCTGTTGGGATACCTTGATCTTTTTAACATGTAAAATGACATTAATCTTAAGGTGAAATCACTTATTAATAATATTTTTACGGCCAAATGGATCAGCATTTACCACTAAATCAACCAATAATAAAAAAATAAAATGCGCATAAAGCTGTTATTACTTCTATTATTTGTCCTAGCTCAATTACCATCCTTCGCGCTTCAAATACAAATCCACGATACGGTAAGTACGAAAGAACAAAGGGACAGTGTACTGCCTACGGCCCATTTATACGATATCGTTGATGCATTCCGGGATATTAATCCTTTCAAAAAAGACAACAAACAACCTTCTGGTAAAAGATCTGCAATTTCCTATCTACCCAATATTAACTATAACCCCTCCATAGGCGCCCAAATAGGGATTAAGGCCGTGGGCGGAAAAGTTCTCGGTAATGAACCCAATACCGCCATGTCTATTGCTGCCACCGCTTTAAGTGCCACCACCCGTGGTATTATCGTGGGCTATCTATTGCATGACATCTACACCCCTGGCAACAAATGGAACATAAAGGGCGGGGCCATGGTAGCAAAAGCGGTAGGACTTGATTACGGACTTGGAATTGGCGGAACACTAGAGAACCCCACTGAAGAAGAACTCATCCTGAACAACCCGGATAGACAGCGATATGTCAACAAATATATGGCCTACACCATCAATGAACGGGTATATAAACAGTTATTCCCAGGAGCATTTGTTGGTGTTGGTGTATTTTTCGAATTAAAAAGACAGTTAAGTACAGTAGGTAGC contains:
- a CDS encoding 1-aminocyclopropane-1-carboxylate deaminase/D-cysteine desulfhydrase codes for the protein MHLPFQIFSPEEEISDPRFQEKDISLFIKRDDKIHPFISGNKWRKLKYQLEYAKSKDINNLVTFGGAWSNHLLACAAAAATFGFQATAYVRGEEIRNPVLDMCKIFGLKLNFVDRESYRHKTELYSKKHDPLNSLFIDEGGKSERGLLGCAELITELKQEYDHIFVASGTGTTVAGLQLGIEKEKLKSQVHTVPVLKGADGLLADFSQWNVPTEKIIMHPDYHFSGYAKTKPELIAFIKNFVSSTGIMVEPTYTGKLMYAVYDLIEKDYFKPKSKILVIHTGGITGLLGYLDLFNM
- a CDS encoding BamA/TamA family outer membrane protein is translated as MRIKLLLLLLFVLAQLPSFALQIQIHDTVSTKEQRDSVLPTAHLYDIVDAFRDINPFKKDNKQPSGKRSAISYLPNINYNPSIGAQIGIKAVGGKVLGNEPNTAMSIAATALSATTRGIIVGYLLHDIYTPGNKWNIKGGAMVAKAVGLDYGLGIGGTLENPTEEELILNNPDRQRYVNKYMAYTINERVYKQLFPGAFVGVGVFFELKRQLSTVGSQENMSPVEIYSRWNDFDPTRVNNNGFMVNMQYMTRDNPNSAYKGYYVDMVLRMNQTWLGSTHNAYQLQTDFRKYWQLSTDRPNHVIAFWNFGSYNLGGKLPYIDLPGTAKDTYARSGRGYTMGYFKGTSFFYSEVEYRYPILRNQFLSGVVFANIQTANDKMGTKLFQTWQPAAGAGLRLLFNKATRTNLCIDYAFGKFGQHGLFLGLNEAF